CAGAATGGCCAAACCAACATTTTTCCATAGCGCTGACATCATCCATGTATTCCTATCATCTACTGGTTTTGTCTATGGTTTGAAGCTGGTtcacaaaaccgaaagtaagacGCAAAAACAACTTAAGAATGGAAGCTTAGAAATGGAACAGATCTATCGCTGCatagacttgttttcaatgagaatgagatcagtaatttgtatttctgtgagaatttggtcaggtcacccagtAAGTTATATGGTAGCTTTAACCTGTAAACAAGGTAACCTCTTTTAAACAATCCATTTAGAAACTggtgtttatttgctgaaatgtgtgccttTGCCTGACTATTAAAATGGGCAGGTGGCTACGTGAGACTTAAGTTTTTATGTTAACTaaccgctccccccccccccctaaacagGCCTGTGGATCAGGGTGAGCGTGCCGCAAGGGGCCGAGGTGGTGGCCGTGGAAGAGGAATGCGCGGCAACAGCAACTTCAGATCCACAGATGGCTTTGACCAGAGAGGCAAAAGGGAGTTTGAGCGCCACAGTGGCAGCGATAGAACGTAAGAACAATACTTAACACATTGCTTTTAAATCAAGTTTGTCTGTTTCACAATGCATGTGAGTGTTGTACTTGGATTATGACAAAATAGTTGAGGTTGATGACATTTAAACTTTTGCCTGTTGCAGTGGTGTCAGGCCAGAGGAGAAGCGAGGGGGCAGTGGTCCACGTAACTGGGGATCCATGAGGGACCACATGAGGTGAGTAAGCACATTAGGATTGTAAATGTGAGACATTTAACTGTGCCTCAGTGTGTGAGTAGCTATAGTTGTACTCTGCCGTCCTAGTTTGGACTATTAGTAGGAGTAGCCTCAAACCCAGGCTTCTCACATTCTGTTCAAATGCCTTGAAGTCTTCCTCAGGAAGACTATAAAAAGGGGGTTAGTACAGTAGTCTAGGTGAAAACCAGTCAAATATTTTTTGCGTTGATCCAAACAGGTTTCAGAGTTTCTGACTGGCAACGAGCTAGCTAGTGAAGGTAGCGCCGCATAGGCTACTAAAACATTGTCCAACACTGTCGGAAAAGACTGGGACAAAACAAAGCTCAAACAAGAAAATGCCACTCCTGATGGGCAATATAATTTCTACTCGGACCCAATCAAATGGGAGTGTTGAAAGCCAGTGCTCTCATTCAAACGTACAATCCCATACGGAAGTTGTTCAGACATCAAATAGTTGTCAACAAGCTGAGATTTGGATGGATCTAGCCATGCTGTGGCTTGTCTCTTGAAAAAATATTCAAATGAGAGGCAATATATTCCTTTGGGTCTCATTGAGGTGGGTCTCAACCAATGTTACTTGGCACGTCTTCATCAGCACTTTCATATGAATTATCTTGAATGATtgttactgtagttatactgttTATGCGATTTTAGTGCTGCCGCTGATGGGGCTCCCActgagggaggggatggagatgAGGTGGCGGATTCCGCAGAGACTGGAGCAAATCGGTGAGCGAGCCAAGTGACTGACCAGCGCAGCAATGTTAATCAGACCACACAGTGAGACAGTGCAAATAATATACATGTGTAGCTTTCTACTTTATGCAAATCCTCTACGATACTCACTACATATTCTGGTCTATACATACCCTGAACTCAGACATTATCATTTGAAATGCTCACATTTACTCTAGTTATAGAATGAGTTTCAGGTTGTATTAGATTTCCATCCCCATAGTAATCTGTTGATTCTCTGCAGTGCCCCGGAGACTGAAGGCGAGGGGGAAGCAGTGGTGGAGGTTTCCGTGGAGATGTCTCTGGATGAGTGGAAAGCCCTACAGGAACAGAACCGGCCCAAGAGGGAGTTCAACCTGCGCAAGGCTGATACCATTGTGCCTTCTGACTCTGTGGTCATCCACAAGTCCAAGAAACAGGTTGAGGTGAGGAATCTTGCACAAATGCTGCAAAAACAGgatgcttaacttcttatggctgcaatcccgttaaagggatgatatgacagcagccagtgaaagtgcagggtgccaaattcaaacaacagaaatctcataattaaaattcctcaaacatacatgtatcttacaccattttaaaggtaatcttgttgttaatcccacaagtgtccgagttcaaataggctttacagcgaaagcaccacaaacgattgttaggtcaccgcaaaatcacagacagtcattttcccagccaaagacaggagtcacaaaaagcagaaatggagataaaatggatcactaacctttgatgatcttcatcagatgacactcataggacttcatgttacacaatacatgttttgttcgataaagctcatatttatatccaaaaacctcagtttacattggcgccatgttcagaaatgcctccaaaatatccggagaaattgcagagagccacgtcaaataacataaatactcatcataaactttgatgaaagatacatgttttacatagaattaaagatacacttgttcttaatgcaaccgctgtgtcagatttcaacggcaaaagcacaatattcaatctgaacagtgttcagccacaaaaggaagccatacagttacccgccaaattgtgcagtcaacaaaactcataaaaagcattataaatcttcacttacctttgctgatcttcgtcggaatgcactcccacttccacaaatGTTCGGTgttgtccataatttatgtccaaatagctatttttgttagcgtgtttggtaaacaaatccaaagtcacgaagcgcgttcactaaaagcagacgaaatgtcaaagttctgtaacagtcagtagaaacaagtcaaacgatgaatcaatctttagaatgtttttaacaaatcttcaataaagttccaaccggagaattacattgacttcagatgtgcgatggaacagagctccctctcatatGAACGCgcatggccaggtcatggtagacctgactattttCTGTCTCCAtcggccccacctcacagtagaggcatcagacaaggttctacagactgttgacatctagtggaagccataggaagtgcaaacttatccatatcccactgtgtgttcaataggggctgtgttgaaaatcgaccaaccttagaattcccacttcctgttttgatttttttctcaggtttttgcctgccatatgagttctgttatactcagacatcattcaaacagttttagaaacttcagtgttttctatccaatacgaataataatatgcatatattagcaactgggactgaagagcaggcagtttactatgggcacctctgtgcacctttcatccaagctactcaatactgcccctgcagccataagaagttaatatcaCTGCTTGTTTCTTTTCGGCCTCATTGAATTACAGCAAACTGATTTATATGGTGCTTGTTTCTCTTGATCAacaggaggaggttgaggaggatgACGCTGCAGCCCTCCGTCGCCCTGCCAATGACATCACAGCCAAGTTGAAGATTGACTTTGGCAGTCTGGGACGACCCTCACGGGGtaccagaggaggaggaagaggtggacgAGGTGGCCCAGCCACACGGCCAGAGACCATTTCTCCCCAGAAGCCTCCTGAGAAGGTATGTCTGGACTGAATGGGTCCTGTTAGATATACATCAGGGGTTTGTAACCATTGCCAAAGGCAGCAAGGATGGTGGGCAGGTTCAGTTCGCCTTTCTGCCTGTCTCATTCAATTGTGAATAGCACTGCAATAGGCCTTTGGCAGCATATTCCTTACCCGTGTGTTGATACACAGGTATCCCATAAGTTGACTGATTGATTCTCCTTAGGCCCGATTCCAGCAGGGACAGGCCCCAAACCCTGACGACCCAGAAGACTTTCCTGCCCTTGCCTAAAGGAAGCGGACCAGCACTGGACCAGAGCCCAGTCTACAGGTGGCCCTTCACCTGTACTGTGCCTTAGTGGATTTGGCTGCACTTCCCAAGAGGAGCAGGAAATAAACTGGTCATGCTCGTATCTATCCCAAAGGACTGTATATATCAGAGTTCCTATCTGCTCTCTGTATAGTTCAGATGAATAGCCTTTCATTGTAATGGGAAATATGAATACTTGAcctgtttataaaaaaaataaatactgttgACATTGACACGACTTAGGATACTATTTGTTCAACCACAAGTGTAAACTGACAGTGGTAGACCCCTTATGGTTTCTCCAGTGACGTCTTATTAAAGCACATGGATTGTTTTATTGAATAGCCATTTGTGCCAATGCCTAGACAAGTGTGCCTTTTAGTCAGCCCCAAGGGGGTGTATCAAGACTGTTCTTTGAGTCATTACAAGCCATCTCAGATCCACCTCATTCCTCACACCAAACAACCCATCTAAATAAGAAACAAatgtttaaacagcatggaatACTTCACAGTGAATGATTCGTTTGGTGTTCATCTTTGTTGTATGATATTTTTGACAGGTTTTTATAAAGGATTTCTCCAGAAATGTAACCTTCATGAATTTCCATTCTGTATGAGTAGTGTCCAGAACAGAGCGCCTCTACCCTGCTGTTGCCTAGTAATAATGAACTAGAATGCATGAGAACTCTTCCTGTTGTCAAAGGCCTACTGGCGGTGCCACAGCCAGCTTTCCCCTGTGGCACAATCCCATGTTCACTAAGCTGAGGTCACTTTATGCCATTTTATTGAATTTGAATGTGCagtttaatttgctgttttaatGCATGTTAGGGTAACTCCCCTAGTGAGGCGATTCGGTTGTAAGTTAAGTCTTTGTGGCCTTAGTGCTTTTGAACAATTAGAATTTGGTCGGGGAACAACTCAATGGTTTGCTCATTTGAGCTATTCATTGACTCTGACCTGTGATTTCTTGGAAGGAAATCAACAGGTAGTCTACATGAGGTCTGCTTCTTGGTGGTCATCTTGAGGCCTAACAAAGTACCCTGGCACTCTGACTATTGGGTGATTGAGTGGAGAGAACCAATCGCCATGCTGGCGGATGGCCAGTTCCTGTTAGAGGATTTGAGATCCAAATCAGCTGTATACACTGATGTCTCTGACCTTGGCTACAGACACCATTAAATTAATTAGCGTACGTTATGTCTCATGAGGACTCATCAATCAACTGAGGTTTATGAGAAATGGTTTTAATCAGAAGTTAACAAAGCAAATCAACAGGATCTCGGCGAGATGAACGGCACAACTAAAGCTGATTTGCATGTAAGTCTTCTGGAACTACTGAATCGTTTGAGGAAAATATAACTGGTTTGGAGCAAATGCAAGACTCATGTCTACTTTTCTTCCTGGAGGGCTCATTGTATTGATTAGCAGGTAAAGGTCAGAATGGGGGGCATGGCTGCCATCCTGGGGGCTTTAGAGCGGTTGATATTTCATCTTAAGAAAATCAAAACAAGCCTCTTAAATCAACCCTATGGGGAGTGGAGGCCCATTACTCCCTTTTAAGGATGTGAGGGAAGTGTTATTTTCTCACTGGAGGACCTTGAGTCTACCGTTCATCTGCCAACATCTCTGGTTATTAACAAGGAATTTGTAAATGCCTAAGTTAACATAAGTCAAAAGGcactaaacattaaaaaaaattgttcatGTTAAGGTAGCAATTCAATGAATCATAATGCATAGTGCTCAGACTCATGTACATGTCACAAAGGGAGCGGGTGGAGAATGAGTGTGAGTAAATTACCCACTAGGCTGATTACAGTGCACAAAGACCACCACAGTAAGGTTATTTTTCTTGGCTTTATCCTAGTACTCTGATTATATCAGCTTCTTTAGAAAATGAGTGTTTGTGTGGAGAAAGCCTTCTACTCTAATGGAGAGCATGTTACTGCCCTGCCAAGTTAGGACCTTGGATCAGAAGATGAAGAGCAACATTTTGCTCTCTGAATAATGATAAGATCTGCAAAGTGCTCAGATGGTAAAATCAATAGGCCCACTAAATCGGAATGTTGCCATGGCCACATAGCTGCTATACAGAGGATAACAATAGCAAACCTAGGCTTCTTAGGAATATTGAGCTCACATGGATGTTTATTTTCAGTAACAAAGATGAAACAATGATTAAGTCTACAAACTAACATTGCCAATGTTTTACCCAATACAAGATAAGCAGTAATGCTTATTTTGAAATCAAATTGACTTCAAAAGGAGCAGGGCCTCAGTTAAAATGTAAGCTCACTGCTGCCGATTTTGTTCCCTGCTAAATCTAAAAGCCTTATCCTTGATAGTCACTTGATACCCCCTCTGAGTCTTTGAAGGGGTTATTTTTCTTTTGCTCTTGTTTAAATAGCATTAGCCAAATAATCCCTGTGACTGTTTAGCACAGTGCATGTTTAATTTAAGAGCCCTCATCTCACTGGCTAGTGTTATATGGACAGGCAGAAGTACACCTAAAAACTACCAACAGAGcctaaccagacttgtggaggtaaacAGTTTTGAGTTGCCGTACGTAaagagacagtacagtacagagctatAGACACAATTCAAGACAGTTTGACCTCAGCAGAGAACCCAGTACCAACAGAGTATCCCAGCCTAGAGGGTTATTTCCTGGCTGGCCTGTCAGGTGTTCTATTAGTGAGGTAAACGTGGAGCCGTGATCCGTGAGCACACTGGCAGTCT
This portion of the Salvelinus sp. IW2-2015 linkage group LG4q.1:29, ASM291031v2, whole genome shotgun sequence genome encodes:
- the LOC111961651 gene encoding intracellular hyaluronan-binding protein 4, with translation MKGIIEDPTESAGFGCAVTNRFGQLLDDEADPFDIIRQAQVEKQKKKDEPRRTDSTSKPVKKESQKDKRTPLNAVEGNHSQAKVLQGQKYPPRGAPGQVEERGERRVAFRDRRQNDSEAPLGYSIERPVDQGERAARGRGGGRGRGMRGNSNFRSTDGFDQRGKREFERHSGSDRTGVRPEEKRGGSGPRNWGSMRDHMSAAADGAPTEGGDGDEVADSAETGANRAPETEGEGEAVVEVSVEMSLDEWKALQEQNRPKREFNLRKADTIVPSDSVVIHKSKKQVEEEVEEDDAAALRRPANDITAKLKIDFGSLGRPSRGTRGGGRGGRGGPATRPETISPQKPPEKARFQQGQAPNPDDPEDFPALA